CCTGCCCTGCCCGAAGTACAAAACCATTTAACGGCCGTTGTGGAAGAAGTAGTTCAGAATTATGATATCGATGCCATTCATTTTGATGATTATTTTTATCCTTACACGATTAGCGGAGAACAATTTAATGACACCCAATCTTTTGAAAAATACGGAAACGGACTCAGCTTGGCCGATTGGAGACGCTCGAATGTGAGTAATTTTGTCAAAAATATTTCCTTTAGAATCAAAGAATGCAAGCCTTGGGTACAATTTGGAATCAGTCCTTTTGGGGTTTGGCGCAATAAATCAGTAGATCCAAAAGGTTCTGACACACAATCCGGACAAACCAATTACGACGATTTATATGCAGATCCAATTGCCTGGATGGACAATAACTGGATTGATTACATCCTGCCACAATTGTATTGGAGCTTGGATCATCCAAAAGCTTCTTATTCTAAATTACTGAAATGGTGGTCGGAAAACTCAAAAAATACAGCAATTTATATTGGCAACAGTACCTACAAAATAAGAATGGATGCCGATAAAAAATGGAACCTTCCGAATGAAATACCAAATCAGATTGATTTTACCAGAACTTTTGCAAATGTGCAGGGAAATGCTTTTTTTAGCGCCAAATGGTTTGTAGAAAAAAATCAGGATGTGGCGAATTTACTTCTTGACAATCAATATAAATTCCCTGCAATTCCTCTTGCGGTTCCGCATCTGAGAAAAATTGTTGTTGATATTCCGGTCATAAATGCTATTGTTCGAGATACGGCAACTTGCCATTTTACAATAAAAAACCCACTGAATACAAAGGTGCGATATGTTGTAATTTATGCCGCAAAAAACGACATACAAATAGATGTAAATGATCCAAGTCAAATTGTAGATAAAATTGCTTTTGAAGATAAAAGCGGTAGTATTTATGTCTCTGTTCCCAATAAAAAATTAGAAGAAAATAAAACATGTGCAGTTACTTTTATCGATTTTTACGGCAATGAAAGCGTTGCCAGTTTAGTCGCTGTTCCTGACACAAGTAAAACCAATTAATGTACTAAAAATGAACACAGACAAAAGTCCTTGGTTTTGGATTCCTTTATTGAATTTCGCTTCCGGATTGCCTTACGCAATTATTATTTCAGTTTCGGTAATCATGTACAAGAGTCTGGGAATCAATAATGAAGATATTGGTATTTATACTAGCTTATTATACTTACCCTGGGTTATAAAACCATTATGGAGCCCTTTTATAGACCTGAACGGAACCAAAAGAAAATGGTTTTTAAGCATGCAATTACTCATCTCGATTGCGTTTTTAATTGTGGGCTTAACCATACCTTTAAGCAACTTTTTTATCTTGAGTTTAGCCGTATTTTGGATTGCAGCTTTTGCATCGGCATCAAATGATGTGGCGAGTGACGGATTTTATTTATTAGCCTTAGAAAAAGAACAACAATCTTTTTTTCTGGGAATCAGAAGTACTTTTTACCGCCTTTCTATGTTAACCGGAAATGGATTGATTGTAATCATTGGCGGCTATCTCGAACACTTGTATGGCGACAAACACAAAGCTTGGTCGTACACAATGATATTGGTGGCTTTACTAATGATTTTTCTAACGGTTTATAATTATTTTATGACGCCCAAAACAGCAGAAATCGCTGTTGAAAAAAATACAGAAAGTCAACACAACAAAAGCTTTGGAACTGTATTTATTTCCTTTTTTCAAAAAAAACAAATTGGTCTGATTCTGGCTTTTATCTTATTGTTTCGTTTAGGTGAATCCCAATTATTAAAAATGCTGACCCCTTTTTTAATCGATGCCAAAGAAGTTGGCGGAATGGGTTTAAGCACTGAAGACATTGGAATTATCTACGGAACTTTTGGTGTTTTCGCCTTAGTTATTGGCGGAATATTAGGCGGAATAGCTATTTCAAAAAACGGATTAGGCAAATGGATGATGCCCATGTTTTTGATGATGCATTTACCCATTATAGGTTTTATTTCATTAGCACATTTTCATCCTAGTTCCATACTCTACATTTATTTAGTGGTAGTGGTGGAACAATTTGGCTACGGTTTCGGTTTTGCCGCTTTTATGATGTACCTCATTTATGTAGCCGAAGGCGAATCAAAAACATCACATTATGCTATTGCAACTGGTTTCATGGCTTTAGGAATGATGATTCCCGGAATGTTAAGCGGTTATATCCAAGCGTATTTGGGGTATGGCAACTTCTTTATTTGGGTTTTATGCGCTACAATTCCAGGACTGATTTTATCTCGGTTTTTAATTTTCCCAAATGATTTCGGAAAAAAATCAGAACAAAAAGAAGCGTAATTTTTAAGGCAAACACGTTCCAGATGACAGTAGAACAAAAAATAGGACAATTCTTTTTTCCAGCCGTTTTTATTAATGACACCGAAGAAAACATACAAGAAACAGAACGATTAATTCGAGAGTACAACATTGGCGGACTGACTTTTTTTCACAGCAGGGCGAGTGCGGCAACGAATTATGAAACGAAGAAAAAAGTAATTTTAAACGACGATAGTTTTGAACGTTTAAAAGCATTGATTATCCGATACCAAAAAAGTGCAAAAACGCCTTTATTAATGAGCATTGATGCCGAATGGGGATTAGCGATGCGAGTAGAAAAAACACCTCAATATCCATATGCAATTACACTTGGTGCATTGCCGGACGACAAAGCGTATTTGGTTTACGAAGTTGGAAAACAAATTGGCTTAGACCTCAAATCCGCTGGAATTCATTACAATTTAGCGCCACTTGCAGATATTAATAACAATCCGAATAATCCGGTAATCGGCTATCGTTCGTTTGGTCAGAACAAAGAAAAAGTAGCTCGTTTTGCTTTAGAATATTTACGGGGAATGTCAGAAGTTGGGATTTTAGGTTGCCTGAAACACTTTCCCGGTCACGGAAACACGAATGTCGATTCCCATTTGGGTTTACCCATTTTAAATGAAAATTTAGAAGAATTACTTCAAAACGAATTATATCCTTTTATAAAAGGAATCGAAAATAATGTCGATTCGATTATGATTGGTCATTTGGCCGTTCCTGCGCTGAATGACGGAAAAGAGACTTCGGCGACTTTATCAAAACCAATTATTGAAACCCTTTTGCGAAAGCAATTAGGCTACGACGGTTTAATCATTTCGGATGCGTTGAATATGCATAGTGTTTCGAAATTGTACGACAAAAAAGGACAATTGGAATGGGAAGCTTTCAATGCCGGAAATGATGTATTGTGCTTTGTAGAAAATGTAGCGGAAGGCATTCAAGAAATCTTGAAAAATGCCAGTCCGGAAAGAATTGAAGCGAGTTTTTATCGAATTTGGAAGTGCAAACAAAAAGCAGGTCTTTTTGATTTAAAACCGACTAATACTTCTCCCTTTAATTTTGAAAAAACAGCGGAGTTAAATTTTGAAATCGCCAAAAATTGCATCACAAAAATAAAAGACAACAACACTGCGAAAATGCTTTTTGATGCTAAAAAAAGAAATTCTTTAGCCAAAATAAGCCTTTACAAAAATACGGACAACGTTTTTTTTAAAACAATTGCAAGGGAATTGGATTCGCCTGAATTCTGTATTGAAATAGGCGATGATCTTACAAACGGAATTATAGAAAAAATCACCGCTGATTTTGACACTATTCTTATTGCATTGTTTG
This region of Flavobacterium lacustre genomic DNA includes:
- a CDS encoding glycoside hydrolase family 10 protein translates to MNSLKMYRLMIKNCFNTILILFFLFSFSNGNAQKNILYPKNEFRAVWIATVVNIDWPKNGVDAVEKQKTDFLEILDTYKKLNYNAVIVQIRSVGDAFYPSELAPWSRYLTGKEGQSPKPYFDTLAWMIAEAHARGFEFHAWLNPFRATFDLKTETLSPKHDLFKHPEWMIKYGGKYYYNPALPEVQNHLTAVVEEVVQNYDIDAIHFDDYFYPYTISGEQFNDTQSFEKYGNGLSLADWRRSNVSNFVKNISFRIKECKPWVQFGISPFGVWRNKSVDPKGSDTQSGQTNYDDLYADPIAWMDNNWIDYILPQLYWSLDHPKASYSKLLKWWSENSKNTAIYIGNSTYKIRMDADKKWNLPNEIPNQIDFTRTFANVQGNAFFSAKWFVEKNQDVANLLLDNQYKFPAIPLAVPHLRKIVVDIPVINAIVRDTATCHFTIKNPLNTKVRYVVIYAAKNDIQIDVNDPSQIVDKIAFEDKSGSIYVSVPNKKLEENKTCAVTFIDFYGNESVASLVAVPDTSKTN
- a CDS encoding MFS transporter, with amino-acid sequence MNTDKSPWFWIPLLNFASGLPYAIIISVSVIMYKSLGINNEDIGIYTSLLYLPWVIKPLWSPFIDLNGTKRKWFLSMQLLISIAFLIVGLTIPLSNFFILSLAVFWIAAFASASNDVASDGFYLLALEKEQQSFFLGIRSTFYRLSMLTGNGLIVIIGGYLEHLYGDKHKAWSYTMILVALLMIFLTVYNYFMTPKTAEIAVEKNTESQHNKSFGTVFISFFQKKQIGLILAFILLFRLGESQLLKMLTPFLIDAKEVGGMGLSTEDIGIIYGTFGVFALVIGGILGGIAISKNGLGKWMMPMFLMMHLPIIGFISLAHFHPSSILYIYLVVVVEQFGYGFGFAAFMMYLIYVAEGESKTSHYAIATGFMALGMMIPGMLSGYIQAYLGYGNFFIWVLCATIPGLILSRFLIFPNDFGKKSEQKEA
- a CDS encoding glycoside hydrolase family 3 protein translates to MTVEQKIGQFFFPAVFINDTEENIQETERLIREYNIGGLTFFHSRASAATNYETKKKVILNDDSFERLKALIIRYQKSAKTPLLMSIDAEWGLAMRVEKTPQYPYAITLGALPDDKAYLVYEVGKQIGLDLKSAGIHYNLAPLADINNNPNNPVIGYRSFGQNKEKVARFALEYLRGMSEVGILGCLKHFPGHGNTNVDSHLGLPILNENLEELLQNELYPFIKGIENNVDSIMIGHLAVPALNDGKETSATLSKPIIETLLRKQLGYDGLIISDALNMHSVSKLYDKKGQLEWEAFNAGNDVLCFVENVAEGIQEILKNASPERIEASFYRIWKCKQKAGLFDLKPTNTSPFNFEKTAELNFEIAKNCITKIKDNNTAKMLFDAKKRNSLAKISLYKNTDNVFFKTIARELDSPEFCIEIGDDLTNGIIEKITADFDTILIALFVPKAKPLNHFDIEDAVLSFLEKLFPTKNCVLYVFGNPYALQVIPNLVQATGIVQMYQDFTEFQKCAALQLLSNSACNGSLPVVISNL